The following coding sequences lie in one Eremothecium sinecaudum strain ATCC 58844 chromosome IV, complete sequence genomic window:
- the RPL17B gene encoding 60S ribosomal protein uL22 (Syntenic homolog of Ashbya gossypii AEL137W; Syntenic homolog of Saccharomyces cerevisiae YKL180W (RPL17A) and YJL177W (RPL17B)), translated as MARYGATSTNPAKSASARGSYLRVSFKNTRETAQAISGWNLQKAQKYLEQVLDHQRAIPFRRYNSSIGRTAQGKEFGVTKARWPAKSVKFIQGLLQNAASNAEVKGLDATKLYVSHIQVNHAPKQRRRTFRAHGRINKYESMPSHIELVLTEKEEAVEKATEKKVVRLSSRQRGRLANQKRITA; from the coding sequence ATGGCTAGATACGGTGCTACCTCCACTAACCCAGCTAAGTCTGCTTCCGCTCGTGGTTCTTACTTGAGAGTTTCCTTCAAGAACACCAGAGAGACTGCTCAAGCCATCTCCGGTTGGAACCTACAAAAGGCCCAAAAGTACTTGGAACAAGTCTTGGACCACCAAAGAGCTATTCCATTCAGAAGATACAACTCTTCTATTGGTAGAACCGCTCAAGGTAAGGAATTCGGTGTCACCAAGGCTAGATGGCCAGCTAAGTCTGTCAAGTTTATCCAAGGTTTGTTGCAAAACGCCGCTTCCAACGCTGAAGTCAAGGGTTTAGATGCTACCAAGTTGTACGTTTCTCACATTCAAGTTAACCACGCTCCAAAgcaaagaagaagaaccTTCAGAGCCCACGGTAGAATCAACAAGTACGAATCCATGCCATCCCACATTGAATTGGTTCTAACTGAAAAGGAAGAAGCTGTTGAAAAGGCTACTGAGAAGAAGGTTGTCAGATTGTCTTCCAGACAAAGAGGTAGATTGGCTAACCAAAAGAGAATCACTGCTTAA
- the RBH1 gene encoding Rbh1p (Syntenic homolog of Ashbya gossypii AEL141W; Non-syntenic homolog of Saccharomyces cerevisiae YJR030C and Syntenic homolog of Saccharomyces cerevisiae YJL181W): MQIERLISLEPIHYQVLLSLRKFLCSVNHQVSQVCPVSRFNQALDLLVDQIQLVLFQHRQLEKYIGNRVIDKDKLNVYMQRKLLGLEKCGMILNSCLDLLFGRTLGYHPLSLNLMMMEFVLKIYSNLRQLAEVINCQRIDNMLYRFECQLVKTWNYVSGTRLLFDNVRDLHSPNFDFISPPLLKINQIAKRGFFRLSIPVLNYEHLLVDVCQLHSGELVVFKILEQQLPYSVGNSSKLLSDLIEGIVNVSSIGRSLLFYPVRKADFNIVREIENGFELQLCKRSNLRLQLVSLNSHEWSKFWRNNLILLFDNTWTAVPMQSTLACTKNTSHVLQKFRLKHEKLHRLCPPGCIGLGLELPFSPRPQIASGGISEITVPFYELQLANLSQTLLASSTSSLEECSINTSALSINLAYNNYATMSDSEPEGC; the protein is encoded by the coding sequence ATGCAAATTGAGCGCTTGATATCCCTAGAGCCCATTCATTACCAAGTTTTACTGTCATTAAGGAAATTTTTATGTTCGGTTAATCACCAGGTTTCGCAGGTTTGCCCTGTAAGCCGATTCAACCAAGCCTTGGACTTGCTAGTTGATCAGATACAACTAGTTCTTTTCCAGCATAGGCAACTGGAGAAGTATATTGGCAATAGAGTCATTGATAAGGATAAGTTAAATGTATATATGCAGCGGAAACTGCTTGGATTAGAAAAATGCGGGATGATTTTAAACAGTTGCTTGGATTTACTGTTTGGTAGAACCCTGGGGTACCATCCACTAAGTTTAAatttgatgatgatggaATTCGTGCTTAAAATCTATTCAAATCTACGGCAACTAGCAGAAGTGATCAATTGCCAGCGAATCGACAATATGTTGTATAGATTTGAGTGCCAACTAGTTAAGACTTGGAACTATGTCTCAGGAACTAGGCTTCTATTCGACAACGTAAGAGATTTGCATTCGCCTAATTTTGATTTCATTAGTCCTCCTCTCCTTAAAATCAATCAAATTGCGAAGAGGGGGTTCTTCAGATTAAGCATTCCAGTGCTAAACTACGAGCATTTGTTGGTTGATGTATGTCAGTTGCATTCTGGGGAGCTGGTTGTCTTCAAAATTTTGGAACAGCAACTACCATATTCTGTTGGAAATAGCAGTAAGTTATTAAGTGATCTAATTGAGGGGATTGTAAATGTGTCAAGTATCGGCCGTTCTTTACTGTTCTATCCTGTTAGGAAAGCCGACTTCAATATTGTGCGAGAAATTGAAAATGGGTTTGAGTTACAGCTCTGTAAGAGGAGCAATCTGCGACTGCAATTGGTGTCATTGAATTCTCATGAATGGTCAAAATTCTGGAGAAATAATCTAATACTGCTTTTTGACAACACTTGGACCGCAGTACCCATGCAGTCAACCCTAGCATGCACAAAAAATACATCTCATGTACTCCAAAAGTTTAGGCTTAAACATGAGAAATTGCATCGACTATGCCCTCCCGGCTGCATTGGCTTGGGGCTAGAATTACCGTTTTCTCCACGACCCCAGATAGCGAGCGGCGGAATTAGCGAAATTACCGTCCCCTTCTATGAGCTCCAACTCGCAAACTTGTCGCAAACTTTGCTTGCTTCGTCAACTTCATCGTTGGAAGAATGCTCAATTAATACGAGTGCTCTATCTATCAATCTTGCCTATAATAATTATGCTACTATGAGTGACTCGGAGCCTGAGGGTTGCTAG
- the MNN11 gene encoding alpha-1,6-mannosyltransferase (Syntenic homolog of Ashbya gossypii AEL142W; Syntenic homolog of Saccharomyces cerevisiae YJL183W (MNN11)): MPYKPISKPISARDGIGRRLYKLRLALLSKKRRNLQFTLGGILAGIGLVLYLISNIVLGTTPPVAQPPAKHGYYFYEIELQKPYIFPEVNHINVLRQMGLNQLFVRRIDEHGNSFYIYKENDPPLTEKNRKENSEATIVKKMFLDTGKKTYKKVVGHPEVVIVSLVDFERYDKDTVTRIIKNRYDYAYRQQYGIYVRWAQEFIPMVQQQTIDQSYEYMKPLIMRAAMHAFPRAKYFWFIDQEGLIMNMDFSLEKHLLSEKVFKNIVLKGVPVIKDSTILTHRELPMSNVKMIIPHTPNGQIETNSFIITPSLYGKAFLDYLSDPLIRNYKWEHFGDSVGHMLQWHPKMLSRTALIKPKVISAVYDPADKNSDQKKPEDIENSATYTDDDVVILFKGCRERGTCPAEIAEFYEKY, encoded by the coding sequence ATGCCATATAAACCCATATCAAAGCCTATCTCAGCCAGAGATGGCATTGGTCGGAGGCTTTATAAACTAAGGCTTGCATTGCTAAGTAAAAAGAGACGAAACCTACAATTTACACTAGGAGGCATTTTAGCGGGAATCGGGCTAGTTTTATATCTGATCTCAAACATAGTACTTGGCACTACACCTCCTGTTGCGCAGCCTCCAGCCAAGCATGGTTATTATTTTTATGAGATTGAGCTTCAGAAGCCTTACATTTTCCCAGAAGTCAACCACATCAATGTTTTAAGACAGATGGGTCTTAACCAGCTTTTTGTGCGGAGAATTGACGAGCATGGTAACAGCTTTTATATCTACAAAGAGAACGATCCTCCATTGACTGAAAAGAATAGGAAGGAAAATAGTGAAGCTACGATTGTAAAAAAAATGTTTTTGGATACCGGTAAGAAAACCTATAAGAAGGTTGTTGGTCACCCTGAAGTTGTCATTGTGAGCTTAGTTGATTTTGAGAGATATGACAAGGATACCGTGACACGGATCATTAAAAACCGTTATGATTATGCTTACAGACAGCAATACGGCATCTATGTTCGTTGGGCACAGGAATTTATTCCAATGGTTCAGCAACAAACTATTGATCAGAGCTATGAGTATATGAAGCCATTAATCATGAGAGCTGCTATGCATGCATTCCCACGTGCCAAATACTTCTGGTTTATAGATCAAGAGGGCTTGATTATGAACATGGACTTCTCTCTTGAGAAACATTTGTTGTCAGAGAAGGTGTTCAAAAATATTGTTTTGAAGGGTGTTCCGGTTATCAAAGATTCTACTATATTGACACACCGTGAATTACCTATGAGTAACGTTAAAATGATTATTCCGCATACACCTAATGGCCAAATTGAAACGAACTCTTTCATAATTACCCCAAGTCTATACGGAAAAGCATTCTTGGACTACCTTTCTGACCCCTTGATCAGAAACTACAAGTGGGAGCACTTTGGAGACAGTGTCGGTCACATGTTACAGTGGCATCCAAAAATGTTGTCAAGAACTGCCTTGATTAAACCTAAAGTCATATCTGCCGTATACGATCCAGCGGACAAGAACTCTGATCAAAAGAAGCCCGAAGACATAGAAAACTCTGCTACATATACCGATGATGATGTCGTTATACTATTTAAAGGTTGCCGCGAAAGGGGTACTTGTCCAGCTGAAATAGCGGAATTCTACGAAAAGTACTGA
- the ATP12 gene encoding ATP synthase complex assembly protein ATP12 (Syntenic homolog of Ashbya gossypii AEL140C; Syntenic homolog of Saccharomyces cerevisiae YJL180C (ATP12)), whose amino-acid sequence MQRKLVRYALATGRSLHSCRRLGNSLGIDRSAENNLKTETNRLSKTLTKFWETVGLETVDGQVTVQIDNKPIRTPLGNPLRVSSNRRTLAHMLRDEWANLPDLSIKPHSLPLTSIVSRCIDLAQASEAGTDPDVVAKVGGDRTVVCEMLLRYLDTDTLLCLSPKAEYEGRLRKAQEKMYIPIISRVEQLLGKFSEEPIRLQLLDADIHGLTGNKQTEAVRTAARNYLKQLDVWDVAVFEKTVLTTKSFICGMLLLENKSSTKSEMLPITMEEIAQAATLETIYQVEKWGEVEDTHDVEKRDIRRNINAAAMVAYKE is encoded by the coding sequence ATGCAACGGAAACTTGTTAGGTATGCGCTGGCTACTGGTAGATCACTTCATAGCTGCAGAAGGCTAGGAAATTCGCTGGGTATTGACCGGTCAGCTGAGAATAACTTGAAGACCGAAACGAACAGACTTTCAAAAACACTTACGAAGTTTTGGGAAACCGTAGGATTGGAAACAGTTGATGGACAAGTGACTGTGCAAATTGATAATAAACCAATCCGCACTCCTTTAGGGAATCCTTTGCGCGTTTCTTCGAACCGTCGCACGTTGGCGCATATGTTACGTGATGAGTGGGCAAATTTACCAGATTTATCGATTAAACCTCATTCTCTTCCACTGACTTCGATTGTATCCCGTTGCATTGATTTAGCACAAGCTAGTGAAGCAGGTACGGACCCTGATGTTGTTGCTAAGGTTGGTGGTGACCGCACTGTGGTGTGCGAGATGCTGTTACGCTACCTTGACACTGATACCTTGCTATGTCTGTCTCCTAAGGCAGAGTACGAAGGAAGATTGAGAAAGGCTCAGGAGAAGATGTACATTCCTATTATTTCCAGAGTAGAGCAACTTCTCGGTAAATTCAGTGAGGAGCCTATTAGATTACAGCTTTTAGATGCCGACATTCACGGTCTAACAGGAAACAAGCAGACAGAAGCAGTGCGGACGGCAGCTAGAAACTATCTTAAACAATTAGATGTCTGGGATGTTGCTGTTTTTGAGAAGACCGTTTTGACTACAAAATCGTTCATCTGTGGGATGTTGTTACTAGAGAATAAGTCCTCAACGAAGAGCGAGATGCTTCCCATCACTATGGAAGAAATTGCACAGGCAGCTACATTAGAAACTATTTATCAAGTGGAAAAATGGGGAGAGGTTGAGGATACACATGATGTTGAGAAACGTGACATTAGAAGAAATATTAACGCTGCTGCAATGGTTGCATACAAGGAATAA
- the PFD1 gene encoding prefolding complex chaperone subunit (Syntenic homolog of Ashbya gossypii AEL139W; Syntenic homolog of Saccharomyces cerevisiae YJL179W (PFD1)): protein MSSNDKLIQEIAAGVRSAKAELDLVVAHLNQMQSRKELAQITSKELASYPVDDIWRSCGKMFMLQKKDTYTEELKKDETAIDGQISALKVKKHYLETTAHNAMEALQKAVQQK from the coding sequence ATGTCTTCCAACGATAAACTGATACAGGAGATTGCTGCTGGTGTAAGGTCTGCCAAGGCCGAGTTGGATTTGGTAGTTGCTCACTTGAATCAGATGCAAAGTCGAAAGGAGCTAGCACAAATAACATCAAAAGAACTAGCATCGTATCCAGTGGATGATATATGGAGGTCCTGTGGCAAGATGTTCATGCTACAGAAGAAGGACACTTATACTGAGGAGCTTAAGAAAGATGAGACTGCAATTGACGGCCAAATTAGTGCCCTAAAAGTGAAGAAGCACTACTTGGAGACTACCGCTCACAACGCAATGGAAGCTTTACAGAAAGCTGTGCAACAGAAATAA
- the ATG27 gene encoding Atg27p (Syntenic homolog of Ashbya gossypii AEL138C; Syntenic homolog of Saccharomyces cerevisiae YJL178C (ATG27)), producing MRYSVIALLCVALAQTADCIDCLKTLSRYNVDRIVEGYTDTETPPSSTRELIWIDLCSTHEDKKPKECDDGSIFCYRKEVKLQDTEPVVTEVINFSNNNDIKITTSQDAFSVYFPAVQWGAQAVEAHLNFVCNEKEGGGEVQVVKWDKPNSLSIDISGPSSCFKKDNTASPKHGGFGSWILWLFLYAILFTVIYLLVVSYLNTRNGSLQDFREEFTDRSGNLLTSLPDFARELVGKVVNSNSSSRGGYSAV from the coding sequence ATGAGATATAGTGTAATAGCTCTCTTATGTGTGGCCCTTGCTCAAACTGCTGATTGCATTGACTGTTTAAAAACCCTTTCGCGCTACAACGTTGATAGGATTGTAGAAGGTTATACGGATACGGAAACACCTCCAAGTTCTACACGCGAGCTAATATGGATCGATCTATGTTCTACACATGAAGATAAAAAGCCTAAGGAGTGCGATGATGGCAGTATATTCTGTTATCGAAAGGAAGTAAAACTGCAGGATACTGAACCAGTAGTGACGGAAGTCATCAACTTTTCTAACAACAATGACATTAAAATAACAACTTCGCAAGACGCGTTTTCAGTTTACTTCCCAGCGGTCCAGTGGGGTGCTCAGGCTGTTGAAGCTCACTTGAATTTTGTGTGTAACGAGAAAGAAGGGGGCGGTGAGGTACAGGTAGTCAAGTGGGATAAACCAAACTCATTGTCAATAGATATCAGTGGGCCATCTTCCTGTTTCAAAAAAGACAATACAGCATCTCCCAAGCATGGTGGTTTTGGATCATGGATTCTTTGGTTGTTTTTGTATGCGATTTTGTTCACtgtaatatatttattGGTCGTATCATATCTTAACACAAGGAACGGTAGTCTGCAAGACTTCCGCGAAGAATTTACAGACCGTTCTGGCAATCTCCTAACTTCCTTACCAGATTTCGCTAGAGAATTGGTTGGGAAAGTCGTCAACAGCAATTCTTCCTCCAGAGGAGGGTACAGTGCAGTATAG